In Blastopirellula sediminis, the following proteins share a genomic window:
- a CDS encoding transporter, whose amino-acid sequence MKRTYIGLLVLSILGTTVNVYAQYPLQSIAERAFARTEEGEGEGEDEIETDRDSFTPATSVVGYGHTVIESAYTFIDNRGVKETHSFPELVGRIGLTDNIELRIGWNYEVGGAGNPVSGNVPDDFEDEGASELERESRLLYGGKFQLTQQCGWRPRSAMILQGFTPTSGEANDSNFSAAYVAGWQFCEGWEWDSALRYGTSSLEEDHFNTWAPSTVLKVPVGERWKAHAEYFGVFTEGREMESTQHYFSPGIHCLITPNFELGVRVGWGLNDQSPNFFSNFGGGVRF is encoded by the coding sequence ATGAAACGAACCTACATCGGCTTATTGGTTCTCAGCATCCTGGGAACGACCGTTAACGTCTACGCTCAGTATCCGCTGCAGAGCATCGCGGAGCGGGCCTTTGCGCGCACGGAAGAAGGGGAAGGCGAGGGAGAGGACGAGATCGAGACCGACCGCGACTCGTTCACGCCGGCGACCAGCGTGGTTGGTTATGGCCACACGGTGATCGAATCGGCCTACACGTTCATTGATAACCGCGGGGTCAAAGAAACGCATAGCTTTCCGGAACTGGTTGGCCGTATCGGCCTGACCGACAACATCGAGCTGCGGATCGGTTGGAACTATGAAGTTGGAGGCGCGGGCAACCCGGTATCGGGCAATGTGCCGGATGATTTTGAAGACGAGGGAGCTTCGGAGCTGGAACGGGAAAGCCGCTTGCTGTACGGCGGCAAGTTCCAATTGACGCAGCAGTGCGGCTGGCGTCCGCGGAGTGCGATGATCCTGCAAGGCTTCACGCCGACCAGCGGCGAAGCGAACGACAGTAACTTTTCCGCCGCCTACGTCGCCGGCTGGCAGTTTTGCGAAGGATGGGAATGGGATTCCGCTTTGCGGTACGGGACCAGCAGCCTGGAAGAAGATCACTTCAACACGTGGGCGCCTTCCACGGTGTTAAAGGTTCCGGTCGGCGAGCGTTGGAAGGCGCATGCCGAATACTTCGGCGTCTTCACTGAAGGACGCGAAATGGAAAGCACGCAGCACTACTTCAGCCCGGGAATCCATTGCCTGATCACGCCCAACTTTGAGCTGGGCGTCCGCGTCGGCTGGGGCCTGAACGACCAGTCGCCGAACTTCTTCAGCAACTTCGGCGGCGGCGTGCGGTTCTAA